ACAACACAAGCTTGGGGTGGAAGCGGTCGCCAAGCCAGCCGCCAAAGATGGAGGCGAACACGCCGCACCCGAAGATACTCATGACGCGACCAGTGTCCGACGGCGTGTAGTGCAGATGCTCGCGCAGGAACGTGGGGTACATGCCGAGGTAGCCATAGATGCACAACCCGCCAATGATGCTCATCACAGTCAAGAGAGCCGTGTTGCGGTTCCACATCGTGGTTGCACCGCGCGTGTCGATGTGCGTGGCGATCGCGCTGGCCTTTTCGGTCATGCGCTTGCTCACGGTAGCCGCGATCAGCGCCATGGCGACAAATCCGGTCAGGCCGAACACCACCAGCGGCAAGCGCCAGTTTCGCTCAATGCCGATCAGGTGCCCACCGAGCAGCGGTCCCACGATGGCGCCGACACCGAAGGAGAAGTTGATGGCCCCAACGGCCGTCGCGCGGAAGCGAGCGAAATAGCTCGCCGCGATGGCGATCACCACAGTCAGCTGCATCGCTTCGCCGATGCCAGTAGCGGCGCGGTAGAGGATCATGTCGGCGAAGCCGCTCGAGTAGGCAGTCAACAGCGTGCCAAGCGAGAAAATCGCGATGCCAATCTGGAGCACGGCCTTGCGCGACCACCGCGCCAGCAGGTAGCCTGTGGGCACCCCGGCTAGTGCCATGCCGAGCGTAAAGATGGTCGAAAGCAGGCCGGTGTCGGCGAGGCCGAACCCAAACTCCCTTCGCACATCTGCGGCGATCAGCGGAAAGATCTG
This Cupriavidus nantongensis DNA region includes the following protein-coding sequences:
- a CDS encoding MFS transporter translates to MNSSTSAGSLTGDVRSDAPVTALEIGMFLVLLASYALNAMDRQIFPLIAADVRREFGFGLADTGLLSTIFTLGMALAGVPTGYLLARWSRKAVLQIGIAIFSLGTLLTAYSSGFADMILYRAATGIGEAMQLTVVIAIAASYFARFRATAVGAINFSFGVGAIVGPLLGGHLIGIERNWRLPLVVFGLTGFVAMALIAATVSKRMTEKASAIATHIDTRGATTMWNRNTALLTVMSIIGGLCIYGYLGMYPTFLREHLHYTPSDTGRVMSIFGCGVFASIFGGWLGDRFHPKLVLSLSFAGTGLLGFLLFSGPTGMLVQSVLSFVWGLVVSGVLYVNLAGYHIKSVRSSLTNRATGVFVTTLYGAGAFAGYIIGGIAARFGWSTAGFAQITLLSVFGIVLTVLLRTDRMSLPVRKP